gtgTACTAAACGTTGTTGCTCCATTGCGGCCACTTTTTGAGCAGCGCAAACAGCGCGTCGCCAGGACTTTTAGTGGCGCTCAGCTGACAATGCCCCAGCAGCTTATAATCTGCCTTCAGCTCGCCTTGTGCTACAGCATGTTGCAGCAAAGCCtgcgcagctgccacagctgcctCAGTGGGAGCTGCAGCATCAAAGTTTCCTATAAAAGCTATGCCCAAGCTGCCCGCATTATTGCCCACTGCTATGGCGCctctttgactgctgctgcgtccGGCGTAGACTTTGCCATTGCCGCCAATTAAATAATGATAACTGATGTCCGAATATTTGAGTCCGTTCATATGAAAACTTTGTATTGCACGCACTTGAGCTGCACAGCTCTCATCATCGCTGCAGCCACGTCCTGCCGTATGCGCTATGACTGCTCGCTCCAGCGGCAACTCCATGGCTGTCAAGCCATCGCTTGCTGCTCTCGCCTGCCAATCCTCACGAGCTACTATGGAAAGTTCACACAGcgcagctggcagcaacagcagcaaagttacGACGAGCAATTTACAGTGAAACATTTCGCTTGGACAACTGTTGAGCAACTGAGCACTGAGCTGGGCAGGCACTGCGCACTTATGGCAAAGCAGATAAGCCCagcatgccacagcagcagcagcaatctgcttgcgattattttttttttattttctaggGGGCGTCACAGTTGAAACATTCGTATTAATCAATCAAGTAACAACGAGGGTGGTTAACAAAGTATTCAAAACTATAGGCAGAATTTTCTAAGCAGcgaaatatagaaaatttgcTTGATCAAGCTATAAAGCAAGCAGAGCTTAAGAGAAAAAGGCAAACTAAATAACAatcagcaataaaattgcaaaatttaattttatatttaaaaaaatattaaatcaattaaagaaTTAGGCAAACAAAACCACACAAAgtctaaaataataatcagcTCTCTTAGAAATCATTAGAAAAAGCTCAATAGTAACACTTTTATAAtattgtataacaaaaaagttCAATCTAAAATCAACTTCTTCTTAATTTCAGCACAAACTTTTCAAGCAACCCAGCAACAATCATCTACTTATAGTATGTTTACTTAAGCTTCCGTCATTCTTTCTTACACAAAGGGGAAGCACCCAAGTTTTTACTCACCAGTAAAATCTATGT
The DNA window shown above is from Drosophila busckii strain San Diego stock center, stock number 13000-0081.31 chromosome 3L, ASM1175060v1, whole genome shotgun sequence and carries:
- the LOC108600903 gene encoding peptidoglycan-recognition protein SD — protein: MFHCKLLVVTLLLLLPAALCELSIVAREDWQARAASDGLTAMELPLERAVIAHTAGRGCSDDESCAAQVRAIQSFHMNGLKYSDISYHYLIGGNGKVYAGRSSSQRGAIAVGNNAGSLGIAFIGNFDAAAPTEAAVAAAQALLQHAVAQGELKADYKLLGHCQLSATKSPGDALFALLKKWPQWSNNV